The Pseudomonas fluorescens genome includes a window with the following:
- a CDS encoding DUF2182 domain-containing protein, whose translation MAEPQAATPSKRLTGEQLLLLLCLLALTALAWLMLLEMARDMSAPGGMADAAMGGMVMPWSLADALLMFAMWVVMMVGMMLPSTLPMLLIYQQMLRKRMPAPRRHLALLLFGSAYFLVWAGFALGATALQWALEQLALLSPGMRSTSTALGAGLLLVAGVYQWLPSKAVCLEHCRGPLHFLLSYWRPDVLGGWRMGLAHGAYCLGCCWALMGLLFVVGVMNLLWVAVIGAFILLEKNLPQGLWFSRVCGVLLLGWSLWLLLG comes from the coding sequence ATGGCAGAACCTCAGGCGGCGACGCCGAGCAAGCGACTGACAGGCGAGCAGTTACTGCTCCTGCTCTGCCTGCTCGCGCTGACTGCCCTGGCCTGGCTGATGTTGCTGGAGATGGCTCGCGACATGAGTGCGCCGGGCGGCATGGCTGATGCGGCGATGGGTGGCATGGTCATGCCTTGGAGCCTGGCCGATGCGCTGCTGATGTTCGCCATGTGGGTGGTGATGATGGTCGGCATGATGCTGCCCAGCACCTTGCCCATGCTGTTGATCTACCAGCAGATGCTGCGCAAGCGCATGCCGGCACCGCGGCGACACCTGGCCCTGCTGCTGTTCGGCAGCGCCTATTTCCTGGTCTGGGCCGGTTTTGCCCTGGGCGCCACGGCGCTGCAATGGGCGCTCGAGCAGCTCGCCCTGCTCAGTCCGGGGATGCGTAGCACCAGTACCGCGCTGGGCGCCGGCCTGCTGTTGGTCGCAGGCGTCTATCAGTGGCTGCCAAGCAAGGCGGTCTGCCTTGAGCATTGTCGCGGGCCGCTGCATTTTCTGCTCAGCTACTGGCGCCCCGACGTGCTCGGGGGCTGGCGCATGGGGCTGGCCCATGGCGCTTACTGCCTGGGCTGCTGCTGGGCCCTGATGGGCCTGCTGTTCGTGGTCGGCGTGATGAACCTGCTCTGGGTGGCAGTGATCGGTGCCTTCATTTTGCTGGAGAAAAACCTGCCGCAGGGACTCTGGTTCAGCCGTGTCTGCGGTGTGTTGTTGCTCGGCTGGAGCCTGTGGCTGCTGCTTGGCTGA
- a CDS encoding RluA family pseudouridine synthase, with protein MPLSNIRIIHQDAAVLVVDKPTLLLSVPGRADDNKDCLITRLQENGYPEARIVHRLDWETSGIILLARDPDTHRELSRQFHDRETEKAYTALCWGQPELDSGSIDLPLRYDPPTKPRHVVDHEHGKHALTFWRVLERCGDWCRVELTPITGRSHQLRVHMLSIGHPLLGDGLYAHPQALAAWPRLCLHASMLSFTHPQSGERLRFECPAPF; from the coding sequence ATGCCCCTGTCCAACATCCGCATCATTCATCAGGACGCCGCTGTCCTGGTGGTCGACAAGCCGACCCTGTTGCTCTCCGTGCCCGGCCGGGCCGACGACAACAAGGACTGCCTGATCACCCGCCTGCAGGAAAACGGTTATCCGGAAGCCCGAATCGTGCACCGACTGGACTGGGAAACCTCCGGCATCATCCTGCTGGCCCGCGACCCGGACACCCATCGCGAACTGTCCCGGCAATTTCATGATCGCGAAACCGAAAAAGCCTACACGGCGTTGTGCTGGGGCCAACCGGAGCTGGACAGTGGCAGCATCGACCTGCCCTTGCGCTACGACCCGCCGACCAAACCTCGGCATGTGGTGGACCATGAGCACGGCAAACACGCCCTGACCTTCTGGCGCGTACTGGAACGTTGCGGCGATTGGTGCCGGGTCGAGCTGACGCCGATCACCGGGCGCTCGCACCAATTGCGCGTGCACATGCTGTCCATCGGTCATCCGCTGCTGGGCGACGGACTCTACGCCCACCCGCAGGCCCTCGCTGCCTGGCCACGCCTGTGCCTGCACGCCAGCATGCTGAGCTTCACCCATCCGCAAAGCGGCGAGCGCCTGCGCTTCGAGTGCCCGGCACCGTTCTAA
- a CDS encoding alkaline phosphatase family protein: protein MKHNVILVVLDGLNHEVARHAMGHLQAYVGAGRAALYKLECELPALSRPLYECILTGVVPIDSGIVHNNVSRLSNQRSIFHYATQAGLSTAAAAYHWVSELYNVSPFVAGRDRHTDNPDLPIQYGHFYWNDHYPDSHLFADAEHLRQRYLPNFLLVHPMNIDDAGHKHGLDTPQYRNSARSADINLAVYLQGWLDAGYQVLVTSDHGMNNDRSHNGLLAEEREVPLFVLGDGFSLDPAAAPRQTELCGTICQLLGVDHDKPYCQELLK, encoded by the coding sequence ATGAAGCACAACGTCATCCTGGTGGTGCTCGACGGCCTCAACCATGAAGTCGCCCGGCATGCCATGGGGCATTTGCAGGCTTACGTCGGCGCAGGACGCGCGGCCCTCTACAAACTGGAATGTGAACTGCCGGCCCTGTCCCGTCCGCTCTATGAATGCATCCTCACCGGCGTCGTGCCCATCGACAGCGGGATCGTGCACAACAACGTCTCGCGCCTGTCGAATCAGCGCAGCATTTTCCACTACGCCACCCAGGCCGGCTTGAGTACGGCGGCCGCGGCGTATCACTGGGTCAGCGAGCTCTACAACGTCTCACCCTTCGTGGCCGGTCGAGATCGTCACACCGACAACCCCGATTTGCCGATCCAGTACGGGCATTTCTATTGGAATGACCACTACCCCGATTCCCATCTGTTCGCCGACGCCGAACACCTGCGCCAGCGCTACTTGCCGAACTTCCTGCTGGTGCACCCGATGAACATCGACGACGCCGGCCACAAGCACGGCCTCGACACCCCGCAATACCGCAACAGCGCCCGCTCGGCCGACATCAACCTGGCGGTCTACCTGCAAGGCTGGCTCGACGCCGGTTACCAGGTGCTGGTGACGTCCGACCACGGCATGAACAACGATCGCTCCCATAACGGTCTGTTGGCCGAAGAACGGGAAGTGCCGCTGTTTGTCCTGGGTGACGGCTTCAGTCTCGATCCCGCGGCCGCGCCCCGGCAGACCGAACTGTGCGGCACCATTTGCCAATTGCTCGGCGTCGACCACGACAAACCCTATTGCCAGGAGTTACTCAAGTGA
- a CDS encoding UTRA domain-containing protein → MRIDATKAVTAIGQVLQEQLDHGLLAPGSKLPAERKLSELFGTTRITVREALLQLEAQGQIYREERRGWFVSPPRLAYNLMQRSHFHAMVAAQGRVPSTQVISARLQPASAAVCAWLQLPALSSVIQICRVRRIDERLVLYVEHYLNPQYFPDILGFDLNQSITELYARHYDLHYGRVKFEIVPTSLQPEAAAALKVSVGSPGLRIARVNYDQHQRLIDCDLEFWRHDAIHVGVDVPEQPVPEQSPAA, encoded by the coding sequence ATGCGCATCGATGCAACCAAAGCGGTGACAGCCATCGGACAGGTCCTGCAAGAGCAGCTCGACCACGGGTTGCTGGCGCCCGGCAGCAAATTGCCGGCCGAGCGCAAGCTCAGTGAGTTGTTCGGGACCACGCGGATTACCGTGCGTGAGGCGTTGTTGCAGCTCGAAGCCCAGGGGCAGATTTATCGGGAGGAGCGCCGGGGCTGGTTCGTTTCGCCGCCGCGCCTGGCCTACAACCTGATGCAACGCAGCCATTTCCACGCCATGGTCGCAGCCCAAGGGCGTGTGCCTTCTACCCAAGTGATCTCGGCGCGCCTGCAACCGGCCTCGGCGGCGGTATGTGCCTGGTTGCAACTGCCGGCGTTGTCCAGCGTGATCCAGATCTGCCGCGTGCGGCGTATCGACGAGCGGCTGGTGCTGTACGTCGAGCACTACCTGAACCCGCAGTATTTTCCGGACATCCTGGGGTTCGACCTCAACCAATCCATCACCGAACTGTACGCACGCCATTACGACCTGCACTACGGCCGGGTGAAGTTTGAAATCGTGCCCACCTCGTTACAGCCGGAAGCGGCAGCGGCGTTGAAGGTTTCGGTGGGCAGCCCCGGGCTTCGCATCGCACGGGTCAACTATGACCAGCACCAGCGGCTGATCGATTGCGACCTGGAATTCTGGCGACACGATGCGATCCATGTCGGCGTGGATGTGCCGGAGCAACCTGTACCGGAACAATCGCCCGCAGCCTGA
- a CDS encoding ABC transporter substrate-binding protein, giving the protein MKQLFLASLLGSTIAMCTAAMAADTDLKTLEAAAKAEGAVNSVGMPDDWANWKGTWDDLAKVYGLKHIDTDMSSAQEIAKFAAEKDNASADIGDVGAAFGPIAVKQGVVQPYKPSTWEQVPAWAKDKDGNWALAYTGTIAFIVNKKLLHGSEVPTKWADLKTGKYKVSIGDVSTAAQAANGVLAAALANGGDEKNLQPALLMFAEIAKQGRLSMANPTIATMEKGEVEVGVVWDFNGLSYKAKMANPDDYVVLIPSDGSVISGYTTIINKYAKHPNAAKLAREYIFSDAGQINLAKGNARPIRAEHLTLPEEVKAKLLPNEQYKGVTPIKDADAWEKTSKALPQKWQEEVIINMQ; this is encoded by the coding sequence ATGAAACAGCTTTTCCTGGCATCACTGTTAGGCTCGACCATTGCCATGTGCACCGCCGCCATGGCCGCTGACACCGATCTGAAAACATTGGAAGCCGCTGCGAAAGCGGAAGGCGCCGTGAACAGCGTCGGCATGCCCGATGACTGGGCAAACTGGAAAGGCACCTGGGACGACCTGGCCAAGGTCTACGGCCTGAAACACATCGACACCGACATGAGCTCGGCCCAGGAGATCGCCAAGTTCGCCGCCGAGAAAGACAACGCCAGCGCCGACATCGGCGACGTCGGTGCAGCTTTCGGCCCGATCGCGGTCAAGCAGGGCGTGGTGCAACCCTACAAGCCAAGCACCTGGGAACAAGTACCTGCCTGGGCCAAGGACAAGGACGGCAACTGGGCATTGGCCTACACCGGTACCATCGCCTTCATCGTCAACAAGAAGCTGCTGCACGGTTCCGAAGTGCCGACCAAGTGGGCGGACCTGAAAACCGGTAAGTACAAAGTCTCCATTGGTGACGTGAGCACCGCGGCCCAGGCGGCCAACGGCGTGCTGGCTGCCGCCCTGGCCAACGGCGGCGACGAGAAAAACCTGCAACCGGCGCTGTTGATGTTCGCCGAGATCGCCAAGCAAGGGCGCCTGTCCATGGCCAACCCGACCATCGCCACGATGGAGAAAGGTGAAGTCGAAGTCGGCGTGGTCTGGGATTTCAACGGCCTGAGCTACAAGGCCAAGATGGCCAACCCGGATGACTACGTCGTGCTGATTCCGTCCGACGGCTCGGTCATCTCCGGCTACACCACCATCATCAACAAATACGCCAAGCACCCGAACGCCGCCAAGCTGGCTCGCGAGTACATCTTCAGCGACGCCGGCCAGATCAACCTGGCCAAGGGCAACGCCCGGCCCATCCGCGCCGAGCACCTGACACTGCCGGAAGAGGTCAAGGCCAAGCTGCTGCCGAATGAGCAGTACAAAGGCGTGACGCCGATCAAGGATGCCGATGCGTGGGAAAAAACCTCCAAGGCTCTGCCGCAGAAATGGCAGGAAGAAGTGATCATCAATATGCAGTGA
- a CDS encoding ABC transporter permease, whose product MSRAEPGSAGLYHRAVVYLLFAILLLPLAGTLIYSIASSWSATVLPSGFTFKWYVQLWSDPRFLHAFGQSLLVCVGALVLSVVLILPLLFVVHYHFPKLDALMNILILLPFAVPPVVSSVGLLQLYGSGPLAMVGTPWILIGCYFTVALPFMYRAITNNLQAINLRDLMDAAQLLGASTFQAAFLVVLPNLRKGLMVALLLSFSFLFGEFVFANILVGTRYETLQVYLNNMRNSSGHFTSALVISYFFFVLVLTWAANILNKDKSQ is encoded by the coding sequence ATGTCTCGCGCTGAACCGGGCTCCGCCGGGCTCTATCATCGGGCGGTGGTGTACCTGCTGTTCGCCATCCTGCTGCTGCCCCTGGCCGGCACGCTGATCTACTCCATCGCCAGCAGCTGGTCGGCCACCGTGCTGCCCAGCGGCTTCACGTTCAAATGGTATGTGCAGTTGTGGAGCGATCCGCGTTTTCTCCATGCCTTCGGCCAATCGCTGCTGGTCTGCGTTGGTGCGCTGGTGCTCTCGGTGGTGTTGATCCTGCCACTGCTGTTCGTGGTGCATTACCACTTTCCGAAACTCGACGCGCTGATGAACATCCTCATCCTGCTGCCCTTCGCGGTGCCGCCGGTGGTGTCATCGGTGGGGCTGTTGCAACTCTATGGCTCCGGACCGCTGGCGATGGTCGGCACGCCATGGATCCTGATCGGCTGCTACTTCACCGTCGCCCTGCCGTTCATGTACCGGGCGATCACCAACAACCTGCAAGCCATCAACCTGCGCGACTTGATGGACGCCGCCCAACTGCTCGGCGCCAGCACCTTTCAGGCCGCGTTCCTGGTCGTACTGCCGAACCTGCGCAAGGGCTTGATGGTGGCGTTGCTGCTGTCCTTCTCGTTCCTGTTCGGCGAATTCGTGTTTGCCAACATCCTCGTCGGCACGCGCTATGAAACCCTGCAGGTCTACCTGAACAACATGCGCAACAGCAGCGGCCACTTCACCAGTGCCCTGGTGATTTCCTACTTCTTCTTCGTACTGGTCCTGACCTGGGCGGCCAACATCTTGAACAAGGACAAAAGCCAATGA
- a CDS encoding ABC transporter ATP-binding protein, with translation MSYVSVQHLQKSYAGTPVFSDINCEIHKGEFVTLLGPSGCGKSTLLRCIAGLTAVDAGQIILDGQDIVPLSPQKRGIGMVFQSYALFPNMTVEQNVAFGLRMQKVDASDSHKRVLEILRLVELHDFAGRYPHQLSGGQCQRVALARSLVTRPRLLLLDEPLSALDARIRKHLREQIRQIQRELGLTTIFVTHDQEEALTMSDRIFLMNQGKIVQSGDAETLYTAPVDVFAAGFIGNYNLLDADSASRLLQRPVNGRIAIRPEAIELSRGGEADALIRSHSLLGNVIRYRVEARGVELVVDVLNRSAADLHPDGARLSLSIDPSALCEVA, from the coding sequence ATGAGCTACGTCAGCGTCCAACACCTGCAAAAAAGCTACGCCGGCACGCCGGTGTTCAGCGACATCAATTGCGAGATCCACAAGGGCGAGTTCGTCACCCTCCTCGGCCCTTCCGGTTGCGGCAAGTCCACACTGCTGCGCTGCATTGCCGGCCTGACCGCAGTGGATGCTGGCCAGATCATCCTGGACGGGCAAGACATCGTCCCGTTGAGCCCGCAGAAACGCGGCATCGGCATGGTCTTCCAGAGCTACGCCTTGTTCCCCAACATGACCGTGGAACAGAACGTCGCCTTCGGCCTGCGCATGCAAAAAGTCGACGCCTCGGACAGCCACAAGCGTGTGCTGGAAATCCTGCGCCTGGTGGAGCTGCATGATTTTGCCGGTCGCTATCCCCATCAACTCTCCGGCGGCCAATGCCAGCGCGTCGCCCTCGCCCGCTCCCTGGTGACCCGGCCGCGCCTGTTGCTGCTGGACGAGCCGCTGTCGGCCCTGGATGCGCGGATTCGCAAACACCTGCGCGAACAGATCCGTCAGATCCAGCGCGAACTGGGCCTGACCACGATCTTCGTCACACACGACCAGGAAGAAGCCCTGACGATGTCTGATCGGATTTTCCTGATGAACCAGGGAAAGATCGTACAAAGCGGCGATGCCGAAACCCTTTACACTGCGCCGGTCGATGTCTTTGCCGCCGGGTTCATCGGCAACTACAACCTGCTGGACGCCGACAGTGCCAGCCGGCTGCTGCAACGCCCGGTGAACGGCCGCATCGCCATTCGCCCGGAAGCCATCGAACTGAGTCGCGGTGGCGAAGCCGATGCGCTGATTCGCAGCCACAGCCTGTTGGGCAACGTGATTCGCTACCGGGTCGAGGCCCGTGGCGTGGAACTGGTGGTGGATGTACTCAATCGCTCGGCCGCCGACCTGCACCCCGATGGCGCACGGTTGTCACTTTCCATCGATCCGTCGGCGCTGTGTGAGGTAGCCTGA
- a CDS encoding zinc-binding dehydrogenase, whose amino-acid sequence MKALQGVEGQVVWADEPSPACDVGQVRIRVAAAGLNRADLLQKAGLYPPPPGASQVLGLECAGVISEVGPGSSWQVGDRVCALLAGGGMAEEVVVDGRHVLPVPEGLSLTEAAALPEVYGTAWLNLFQLAALKPGEKVLLHAGASGVGSAAIQLCKAFGNPCWVSVGSTERLAYCEALGAQGGVVRTDGLESLNDLGPFDVILDPVGGSYAKLNVKLLSVDGRWVLIGLMGGRSTELDLAQVLGKRIQLLGSTLRSRDEQFKADLISELGQQVWPLFADKRLSPQLAKTFAIKDAEAAFAELATNQVSGKLVLVIDESLS is encoded by the coding sequence GTGAAAGCATTGCAAGGCGTTGAAGGCCAAGTGGTATGGGCAGATGAGCCGAGCCCGGCGTGTGATGTCGGGCAAGTTCGTATTCGTGTGGCAGCCGCCGGCCTGAATCGGGCCGATTTGCTGCAAAAAGCCGGACTTTACCCGCCGCCGCCCGGCGCCAGCCAGGTGTTGGGGCTGGAGTGCGCCGGGGTGATCAGCGAGGTCGGGCCGGGCTCGTCCTGGCAGGTGGGCGACCGCGTTTGCGCGTTGCTGGCCGGCGGTGGGATGGCCGAGGAGGTGGTGGTCGATGGCCGGCATGTATTGCCGGTGCCGGAGGGCCTGTCATTGACTGAGGCGGCCGCGCTGCCGGAGGTCTACGGCACTGCGTGGCTGAACCTGTTCCAGCTGGCGGCGCTCAAGCCGGGTGAAAAAGTACTGTTGCACGCTGGGGCCAGCGGCGTCGGCTCGGCCGCGATCCAGCTGTGCAAGGCGTTCGGCAACCCATGCTGGGTCAGTGTCGGTTCGACCGAGCGGCTGGCCTATTGCGAGGCCCTGGGCGCCCAGGGCGGCGTGGTACGCACCGATGGCCTGGAGAGTTTGAACGATCTCGGTCCGTTCGACGTGATCCTCGATCCGGTGGGCGGCAGCTACGCCAAACTCAACGTGAAACTTTTGTCAGTTGACGGCCGCTGGGTGTTGATCGGCCTGATGGGGGGGCGCTCGACCGAACTGGATCTGGCACAGGTGCTGGGCAAGCGTATCCAATTGCTCGGTTCGACCTTGCGCAGCCGTGACGAGCAGTTCAAGGCTGACCTGATCAGCGAGCTGGGCCAACAGGTGTGGCCGCTGTTTGCCGACAAGCGCCTGAGCCCGCAACTGGCCAAGACCTTCGCGATCAAGGATGCCGAAGCGGCGTTTGCGGAGTTGGCGACCAACCAGGTGTCAGGGAAGCTGGTGTTGGTGATCGACGAGAGTCTGAGCTAG
- a CDS encoding HAD family hydrolase, protein MALAIFDLDETLIHGDCATLWSEQMGRLGWVDPESFMQRNNALMDAYSHGKLSMEEYMDFSLEPMIGRTPEEIEHLVGPWVEDFIEPIIFSDATKTIAEHRKAGDRILVISASGTHLVKPIAERLGIDEILAINLEVAHGVYSGKTVGTLTYREGKIARLLDWLDAEEENLEGASFYSDSRNDLPLLLRVDFPHVVNPDPVLKAHAESAGWPIHTWK, encoded by the coding sequence ATGGCCCTGGCAATTTTTGATCTGGACGAAACCCTGATCCACGGCGACTGCGCCACCCTCTGGAGCGAACAGATGGGACGCCTGGGCTGGGTCGATCCCGAGTCGTTCATGCAGCGCAACAACGCGCTGATGGACGCCTACAGCCACGGCAAACTGAGCATGGAAGAGTACATGGACTTCAGCCTGGAACCGATGATCGGCCGCACACCGGAGGAAATCGAACACTTGGTAGGGCCTTGGGTGGAAGACTTCATCGAACCGATCATCTTCAGCGACGCCACCAAGACCATCGCCGAACACCGCAAGGCCGGCGACCGGATCCTGGTGATCTCGGCCTCGGGCACGCACCTGGTCAAGCCGATTGCCGAACGCCTGGGCATCGACGAGATCCTGGCGATCAACCTTGAAGTGGCCCATGGCGTCTACAGCGGCAAGACCGTAGGCACCCTGACCTACCGCGAAGGCAAGATCGCGCGGTTGCTGGACTGGCTGGATGCCGAGGAAGAGAACCTGGAGGGCGCCAGTTTCTATTCCGACTCGCGCAATGATTTGCCGCTGTTGCTGCGGGTGGATTTCCCCCACGTGGTCAACCCGGATCCCGTGCTGAAGGCCCATGCCGAATCGGCCGGGTGGCCAATCCATACCTGGAAATGA
- a CDS encoding M18 family aminopeptidase produces the protein MRAELNQGLIDFLKASPTPFHATASLAKRLEAAGYQRLDERETWATEANGRYYVTRNDSSIIAFKLGRNSPLHDGIRLVGAHTDSPCLRVKPQPELQRHGFWQLGVEVYGGALLAPWFDRDLSLAGRVTFRRDGKVESQLIDFKAPIATIPNLAIHLNREANQGWAINPQNELPPILAQFAGDERVDFRAVLTDQLAREHGLNADVVLDYELSFYDTQSAAVIGLHGDFIAGARLDNLLSCYAGLQALLNADTEETCVLVCNDHEEVGSCSACGADGPMLEQTLRRLLPEGEEFVRTIQKSLLVSADNAHGVHPNYADKHDANHGPKLNAGPVIKVNSNQRYATNSETAGFFRHLCMAEEVPVQSFVVRSDMGCGSTIGPITASQLGVRTVDIGLPTFAMHSIRELCGSHDLAHLVKVLSAFYASRELP, from the coding sequence ATGCGCGCAGAGTTGAACCAGGGCCTGATCGACTTTCTCAAGGCCTCCCCTACCCCGTTCCATGCCACCGCCAGTCTTGCCAAGCGCCTGGAAGCGGCTGGCTATCAGCGTCTTGACGAACGCGAGACCTGGGCCACCGAGGCCAACGGTCGCTATTACGTCACGCGCAACGACTCCTCGATCATCGCCTTCAAGCTCGGCCGCAACTCACCGTTGCACGATGGCATCCGCCTGGTCGGTGCCCACACCGACAGCCCCTGCCTGCGGGTCAAACCGCAGCCGGAACTGCAACGCCACGGGTTCTGGCAACTGGGCGTGGAAGTCTACGGCGGCGCGTTGCTGGCGCCGTGGTTCGACCGCGACCTGTCACTGGCCGGGCGCGTGACTTTCCGCCGTGATGGCAAGGTCGAAAGCCAGTTGATCGACTTCAAGGCGCCGATCGCTACGATTCCGAACCTGGCCATCCACCTCAATCGCGAAGCCAACCAGGGTTGGGCCATCAACCCGCAGAATGAACTGCCGCCGATCCTTGCCCAGTTCGCCGGGGACGAGCGCGTCGATTTCCGTGCCGTGCTCACCGATCAACTGGCCCGCGAACATGGCCTGAACGCCGACGTGGTACTCGACTACGAGTTGAGTTTCTACGACACACAAAGCGCTGCGGTCATTGGCCTGCACGGCGATTTCATCGCCGGTGCGCGCCTGGACAACCTGCTGTCGTGCTACGCCGGCCTGCAAGCGTTGCTGAACGCCGATACCGAAGAAACCTGCGTGCTGGTATGCAACGATCACGAGGAGGTCGGTTCGTGCTCGGCCTGTGGTGCCGACGGCCCGATGCTGGAGCAAACCCTGCGTCGCCTGCTGCCTGAAGGTGAAGAGTTCGTCCGCACCATTCAGAAATCCTTGCTGGTGTCGGCGGACAACGCCCACGGCGTGCATCCCAACTATGCCGACAAGCACGACGCCAACCACGGCCCCAAGCTCAACGCCGGCCCGGTGATCAAGGTCAACAGCAACCAGCGCTACGCCACCAACAGCGAAACCGCCGGGTTCTTCCGCCACCTGTGCATGGCTGAAGAAGTGCCGGTGCAGAGCTTCGTAGTGCGCAGCGACATGGGCTGCGGTTCGACCATCGGCCCGATCACCGCCAGCCAGCTGGGCGTGCGCACCGTGGACATCGGCCTACCGACCTTCGCCATGCATTCGATCCGCGAACTGTGCGGCAGCCATGACCTGGCGCATCTGGTGAAGGTGTTGAGCGCGTTTTATGCGTCGCGCGAGTTGCCATAA
- a CDS encoding ABC transporter permease: MTRGKWLAALCLVPFAIFFIVFQIAPLLWVLVNSLESEEFGWGLANFSKIFSSKFYLQAIQHSLEISFWSSVFGIVIAVLGSYSLRRVDSRLRNFVNAFANMTSNFAGVPLAFAFIILLGFNGSITIMLKQAGIIEDFNLYSKTGLIILYTYFQIPLGVLLLYPAFDALREDWRESAELLGASGWQFWRHIGLPVLTPALLGTFVILLANALGAYATVYALTTGNFNVLPIRIAAMVSGDISLDPNLASALAVVLVALMTVVTIVHQLLLKRSYHVSR, from the coding sequence ATGACGCGCGGCAAATGGCTGGCAGCGTTGTGCCTGGTGCCCTTCGCGATTTTCTTCATCGTGTTCCAGATCGCCCCCCTGCTTTGGGTGCTGGTCAACAGCCTGGAATCGGAAGAGTTCGGCTGGGGCCTGGCCAACTTCAGCAAGATCTTCAGTTCCAAGTTCTACCTGCAAGCGATCCAGCACAGCCTGGAGATCAGCTTCTGGTCCAGTGTGTTCGGCATCGTCATCGCCGTACTCGGCAGCTACTCCCTGCGCCGGGTGGATTCGCGGTTGCGCAACTTCGTCAACGCGTTCGCCAACATGACCAGCAACTTCGCTGGCGTGCCCCTGGCCTTCGCCTTCATCATTTTGCTCGGGTTCAACGGCAGCATCACGATCATGCTCAAACAGGCGGGGATCATCGAGGATTTCAACCTGTACTCGAAAACCGGACTGATCATCCTCTACACCTACTTCCAGATCCCCCTGGGTGTGCTGCTGCTCTATCCGGCCTTCGACGCCCTGCGCGAAGACTGGCGCGAATCCGCCGAACTGCTGGGGGCCAGCGGTTGGCAGTTCTGGCGGCACATCGGCTTGCCGGTGCTGACCCCGGCGCTGCTGGGCACCTTCGTGATCCTGCTGGCCAACGCCCTCGGCGCCTACGCCACGGTCTATGCACTGACCACCGGCAACTTCAACGTGCTGCCGATTCGCATCGCCGCCATGGTTTCCGGCGATATTTCCCTCGACCCGAACCTGGCCAGCGCCCTGGCCGTGGTGTTGGTGGCGTTGATGACCGTCGTGACCATCGTCCACCAGTTGCTGCTCAAGAGGAGCTACCATGTCTCGCGCTGA
- a CDS encoding DUF1326 domain-containing protein encodes MAIAEWRMQGVEFIACNCNWGCPCQFNAPPTHGHCQAVASMRVEHGYFNQVALDGLCWAATFAWPGAIHEGNGSCQVFIDERADEAQRQALLTILSGLESDPGANVFQVFSSTMSEAFEPLFVPITLSIDVDQRLAHLDIPGVLQASGEPIRSPIDGSPHRARLSLPNGFEFREAEVASGSYQTHSALKLQSQGSHSHLAHVHFTGHGIEP; translated from the coding sequence ATGGCCATCGCCGAATGGCGCATGCAGGGCGTCGAATTCATTGCCTGCAACTGCAATTGGGGCTGCCCCTGTCAATTCAATGCACCACCGACCCATGGTCACTGCCAGGCGGTGGCGTCGATGCGAGTGGAACACGGATATTTCAATCAGGTCGCGCTGGACGGTTTGTGCTGGGCCGCCACCTTCGCTTGGCCGGGTGCCATCCATGAGGGCAACGGCAGTTGCCAGGTGTTCATCGATGAACGCGCCGATGAGGCGCAACGCCAGGCCCTGTTGACCATTCTTTCTGGCTTGGAGAGCGACCCTGGGGCCAACGTGTTTCAGGTGTTCAGCAGCACCATGAGTGAAGCGTTCGAACCGCTGTTCGTGCCCATCACGCTCTCCATCGATGTCGATCAGCGCTTGGCGCACCTGGACATTCCTGGCGTGCTGCAGGCCAGCGGCGAACCGATCCGCAGTCCGATCGACGGCTCACCTCATCGAGCCCGCCTGTCCCTGCCCAACGGCTTCGAGTTCCGTGAGGCCGAAGTGGCGAGCGGCAGCTACCAGACGCATTCAGCCCTCAAACTACAATCCCAGGGCAGTCATAGCCACCTCGCCCACGTGCACTTCACCGGCCATGGCATAGAGCCGTAA
- the minE gene encoding cell division topological specificity factor MinE translates to MNLFDFFRANKKPSTASVAKERLQIIVAHERGQRSTPDYLPALQKELVEVIRKYVNIGSDDVHVALESQGSCSILELNITLPDR, encoded by the coding sequence ATGAACCTTTTTGACTTCTTTCGTGCCAACAAAAAGCCCAGTACCGCCTCGGTCGCGAAAGAGCGTCTACAGATCATCGTGGCGCACGAACGCGGCCAACGCAGCACCCCTGACTACCTGCCGGCCTTGCAGAAGGAGCTGGTGGAAGTGATCCGCAAATACGTCAACATCGGTAGCGATGACGTGCACGTGGCACTGGAAAGCCAGGGCAGTTGCTCGATCCTGGAACTCAACATCACCCTGCCGGATCGCTGA